In the Ctenopharyngodon idella isolate HZGC_01 chromosome 21, HZGC01, whole genome shotgun sequence genome, CATTGAGGTGTTTATTTATGTTAATACTTTTTATGTTAATGGTATCTATAGTTTTGAATGGAATATGTTCAAATGGAgattcaaaaaattaaaactcaAATGTAGGATCTTAAGATGGTTTGATTACGTAAATGTAAACACATTTTACTATAACTGCTTTTCTAAGGTTTTTTACTGTTGCAAAACATGAACATGCTTGCAAAAATAAATAGTGCataaataatttgtattgtTGTTCTGCTAAAActccaaataaataattttatttttgttgtataatataaaatctgtgtaaaaagacaaaaaaataatatatatatatatatatatatatatatatatatatatatatatatatatatatacacacacacacacacacacatacatgtatataattttttgtgtttttacacaaatttataaatttcagacattttcagacaattttaaacaaatataatttcagACATTTTCACCATTTATGTCCTGAATGATccaaaaaaatcatactaatGAAAATATAATGGAAAACTGTTTAAGGAAGTAATCTAAATCCTCTTGTAATTTTCTAAATTaactgatttttattaaattcaaaCAATATTTGAGTAAATTTGACCAcacacaaatgtaatttttaaggGCCAGATCAGGTagaaatacaggtgctggtcatataattagaatatcatcaaaaagttgatttatttcactaattccattcaaataGTGAAacgtgtatattatattcattcattacacacagactgatatatttcaaatgtttatttcttttaattttgatgattataactgacaactaaggaaaatcccaaattcagtatctcagaaaattagaatattgtgaaaaggttcaatattgaagacacctggtgccacactctaatcagctaattaactcaaaacacctgcaaaggcctttaaatggtctctcagtctagttctgtaggctacacaatcatggggaagactgctgacttgacagttgtccaaaagatgaccattgacaccttgcacaaggagggcaagacacaaaaggtaattgcaaaagaggctggctgttcacagagctctgtgtccaagcacattaatagagaggcgaagggaaggaaaagatgtggtagaaaaaagtgtacaagcaatagggataaccgcaccctggagaggattgtgaaacaaaacccattcaaaaatgtgggggagattcacaaagagtggactgcagctggagtcagtgcttcaagaaccactatgcacagacgtatgcaagacaggggtttcagctgtcgcattccttgtgtcaagccactcttgaacaacagacagcgtcagaagcgtctcgcctgggctaaagacaaaaaggactggactgctgctgagtggtccaaagttatgttctctgatgaaagtaaattttgcatttcctttggaaatcagggtcccagagtctggaggaagagaggagaggcacacaatccacattgattgaggtccagtgtaaagtttccacagtcagtgatggtttggggtgccatgtcatctgctggtgttggtccactgtgttttctgaggtccaaggtcaacgcagccgtacaccaggaagttttagagcacttcatgcttcctgctgctgaccaactttatggagatgcagatttcattttccaacaggacttggcacctgcacacagtgccaaagctaccagtacctggtttaaggaccatggtatccctgttcttaattggccagcaaactcgcctgaccttaaccccatagaaaatctatggggtattgtgaagagaaagatgcgatatgccagacccaacaatgcagaagagctgaaggccactatcagagcaacctgggctcttatatcacctgagcagtgccacagactgatcgactccatgccgcgccgcattgctgcagtaattcaggcaaaaggagccccaacaaagtattgagtgctgtacatgctcatacttttcatgttcatacttttcagttggccaagatttctaaaaatcctttctttgtattggtcttaagtaatattctaattttctgagatactgaatttgggattttccttagttgtcagttataatcatcaaaattaaaagaaataaacatttgaaatatatcagtctttgtgtaatgaatgaatataatatacaagtttcactttttgaatggaattagtgaaataaatcaactttttgatgatattctaattatatgaccagcacctgtacatccaaaaaaatacataaaaagagaTTAAAGAGCATTCTTTGAAATATCACACATAACATATGAGAGTGAAGAACCCCTCCCTGTACTGTAACATTATCACTTAATCAAGCTCCAGTTTCCTTACTGAAAAATAAACCACAATCATCTTCATGTCACTATCACTACAGTACATTTTCATTACAGAGCTTCTCGGAGCTGCCTGTccagtcagaaaaaaaaaaaaacaataattcaaTTCCTCATCAAAATTCTGATAATATTTTCCTGACGTAAATCTAATCACCCGCCTATTGCCGGGCTAATTAAGTCTCATCATGGCTGGACGAAGTATTAGATCACAGTTTAATGTAGTAGTCTAAGTGCTCATGGAAATTGACTTGAACTTGGTGGTGAAATATGAGCCATGAAATGTCAAAGGTAGCTGTAATTCATATACACCCTCCGCTGTTGAGTTAGTGTGAGGGGAAAAACACTAGAATTATTAgtttagaaaacatttggcattgTTTATGCTATTTAAcctgtaatatttaaaatatttaacatgtaAATACACCACAGCCTCAATGCTCTTTTCTTCAGATGAGGCCTAATCAAAGATGGTGCTCACAAAATAATTGTGACTAAATAGTTATTTATAACTACCAACTGTATGATATTTATACAGTTAAGAAATAGTATACATGTATAAGAATTAGTACTCTGTCTGTTATTTTTTTCGGTTCAAGATTACACTATGCTTGCTTATATAGTTAATTCTCTGCTATCTGACTCTTGGGACAAGCTGAAGTGCTTTTGACCTGCCTTAACTGTGGGATGATGATGCAGAGAAGGGAGGGTGGACTAAGTGCTGTAATGACAGCCCAAGCGCTTCTGGAAAGCTCAGAGATAACTAATGGAGCTCAGGAAGCATCACTGGAAGGAAGCAGCACCAGGCTAGAAGCCTGCGAGAAGAACCCAAGGCAACGCCAAACAGCTCGGCACAATGAAATGTTCAGCACTCTGGACAGCTCTCTGCGTTTGCATGTATGGGGCGGTGGTGACTTGCTCAGGTATAACTTTTCTTAAACTTTTGACTTTGGTTATACGAACAGCTCGCGTTTGAGCTTTAAAACCTCTTTAAAACCATCTCAAAACGTAGTTAGCTGCTTTCTGATGCATAAAAATGCTGTCTTTGTGGGCAGTTCGGCAGGTTTTGAAACACTGTTATTATATTCCAATTAAATCAATATGATTTCGCGTGTGTATGtctttaaacttttgaatgctgaAGCTAAAGGTGAATAAAGTAAAAGTGATGTGTGATTATTCTTTTATCTGGGTGTAGTGAAGAAGCTGGGCAATAACACTGGGCGTTTCGCCAACGCCACTCTGGTTAGATTAAATGAGTTTTTAAGTGCCGGATATAAGAAAGGAGTTCGACCAGTGCGCGACTGGAGACAGTCAacgacggtagccattgacctAATGGTTTATGCGATTCTCAATGTGGTGAGTAGAATTCTCAATTGTCTATTAAATATGTGGGCTAAAcgaattatttatatactgttttgtagttgttgttgttttgcattcatccttttgtatgtatttttgtgCCACACAGGATGAGAAGAACCAGGTCTTGACAACATATGTGTGGTACAGACAGGTATGTTGGTGAAAAATACAAGATTCATTTGATATTAGAGAACCGACATCAAAAGTTACTGTTTCACGCCCTACAAGTCACTGTAACACTGCTACTGAATTTATAGCGCGACCAGCGATCCGATTCCTGAACGAACGACTCTTATGAGTCGGTTCTTTTTACTGAATCAACAACTTATAGCGCGAGAAGTGAACTTTACGATTAGGCTAACTCTTATGAGCAGATAATTTTCAGTGCAACAGCACGATCAGTGTAGTGCGATTCCCGACTTATACAAGCCGGTTCTTTTTTGTGTATCAACAATGTACGAAAAACCAGTGTTGactcacaaaaacaaatgactcttttctTGTTAGTGAATCATTAACGTAATAACCAAACAGTGTCGTTTgcttcctgaatgaatgattgaatggttctttatatatatatataaaacttccAGCGTGACAAGTGTAGTCCGATTCCTAAACTGAGTTATTAGGCCTATTTTGTGTTTCCAAATTAAACAAGAACAGTTACTTATGTTGTACCTAATTGAGaattatgagcagtgttgggggaaagttacttttaaaagtaatgcattactccctaaaaagtaactaattgcattacttagttacttttaatggaaagtaatgcatcacgttacttttgcgttactttttcctCACCTGGGTTTGGCTTActtgtgttttttaataacaaaagttttatttttggctaacgtaaaggccctttcaaacaaaaagtgaaaattcacgcctgtacagtagagggcgcagctcaaagaAACATTTCAGCTGTGCTTCCATTCTTGGATTGCATAAGAATAGGGTgcagaagaaagttcaacactcttattttagcaataaaaacaaatgtaacacaaatgtgatgtttaactaaagtcatttttgcttattcgCATGGTTAAACtggatcatcaaaggtcagcagcgaagacattggttaataaagtatatttatgttatttaacatatttaattattgcaggtttggaTAATATTTcagatgagtaaatgtatgttcacatttagtctagaacaaCAATACCTTTCATGTTTACATAGAGCATGTTACTTATTttaagtaacttagatatttgttgtaaatttaaaagtaatgcgttactttactagttacttagaaaaagtaatctgattacgtaactcgcattacttgtaatgcgttacccccaacactgattatgaGACTTGATATTTTCTATTacagtgtatattttttttgcttgaCATTTCTCTCACTTCAAAAGCAATGGACAGATGAGTTCCTTGCATGGGATCCTGAAGAATTTGATGAAGTCAAACAGATTTCCATTCCCACTGCCAACATCTGGGTTCCAGATATTCTCATCAATGAATTGTGAGTAAACCTGACATAATGAGATAATTGAGACATTAATGATACACTTGTTTTGAACTATTTCAGTCTGCTCTTCACAGCAGTCCTTTATAATCACTCTCTTTGTTCTCTGCAGTGTGGATGTAGGAAAGTCTCCAGACATTCCTTACGTCTATGTAGGTCATAATGGGCTTGTTCGCAACTATAAGCCTATCCAGGTGGTGACTGCCTGCTCCCTCAACATTTACAACTTTCCTTATGATGTCCAAAAATGTAGCCTGACTTTCCAGAGCTGGCTGCACACAAGTAAGTAAACATGTTTCAGTACAATCATTTGGGAAAGCTCGAGAGAGACCATTTAGACTCAACACTGACAAAATGTACCTTCTACACACAGAAAGAATCCAAGTCTAAAACGATTTTGAAAGATGTGATCGTCAAtcatttaagtaatttttttccaaaacaccATATTTACAGAAGAAATAAGAATGCTCTGCAGAAATGATTCAAGCACaataaaaagaaacaacatGCCTTTTCCTGAAAGCCGAATGAACTGACCTTTAACCTTATCTCATCCCAAAGCTAAAGACATCAACATCACTCTAATGAGAACCCCCGAGGAAGTAATGAACGACAAGAGTGTGTTCATGAACCAGGGAGAATGGGAGCTGCTTCACGTCCTCTCCACATACAAAGAGTTCAGCATAGATAATGATGATTACTATGCTGAAATGAAGTTTCATGTGAGTAACATAATAATACCAAATTAAGCCACGGCACACATTAGCATTTGCATTTgaaaaatgggtaacactttagaatactgttccatcattaatgaataactacacaggaacaaatgagtaaggcaatattaacattctagaaactactattaactaacaagaaactctgactaactaattagtaagtaatagcgcTCAGTTAAAtgaggtagttcactattagctaatcataaactactatttttttcatacgTCCCAGAGAACTAATTAtcagtactatatacaggttcataattaatgtgaacaatgcataatgtataattaattaaaaaagtgaagatcatgataactcaagtattaccaaatccttcagaaggattATCTAATTATTTGGAACAGTACTCCTccctagtaatgactgaagtcattgtaaacttttgaggtttttgcaGGGATACATAAAAGCTTTTTGCAGTAAGGACAGACAGAAGTTCTACGGACTACattaaacaaaactgcattCTTTGTATTATTGTTTAGAGGAGAGCAGGGAGTGTTGTAACAGAGTGAGATTTAATACCATCTGTTTAACCAATTAAAAAATGAGCTACAGATGAATACGTATCAGCATATAAATATAGCAACATTTgcgaaaaaaacatttacattttaaagttacatttaaaagtaatgcgttacaattacagactgtaaaaaaagatggacaacATGTCTGCGCTTCCTTCCACTGTAGAAAAATTAAGCCAAAATATCCCCATAACTGTCATTGGTAATAAAGTCGTTCAGACAGTCTGACCAGTAGTGATCCTGAGGTGGAGCCGCTgcatcaaggtcccgcccaaaCTCCCGCAAACTCAATCACAAGCACAGCTGTCAATAATGATATTACACttcatttttatattagtttttttttataaaaccaAAACTTATTGGGAAAACGTGTGATGAGATGTATGATGAGAACTACCTAAAATGTCAGAATAcatctttagaaaaaaaaataaaaatgtttgaaatacaATTGGATTTTTTTAGTTTGGCTCATGTCCTATTCGAGTACATGGAGAGGGTGGGGTTTAAGacctatactgcagccagccaccagggggtgATCGAAATGCTTTGGCTTCATTTTTCAGGACTTGGTTTGGCTTCATCTTTCTGTGGCACATTTGGTTATAATactgtgttactccctaaaaaagtaactaattgtgttagttagtttttatggaaagtaatgcattacattacttttgtgttaccttttctcacctgggtggggcttgcttgtttgtttttaataacaaaaaagttttacattttggcaaatataaaggccctttcacaccaaggtgaaataaataagcctaaagctgaaatgaaatgcaaattcaAGCCTGTGCattagagggcgcagctcaaacaaacctttcagatgtgctgccattttggattgcagaagaataggacgcagAAGAACAAACTTCAACACTCATACTTGAGCAATGGTTGAATTAGTccatcaaaggtcagcagcaaagacataaaaataaaatgagattaaatacataaagtatatttgtattatttaacttatttaaatattgccggtttgtgtaatattctgagtttgcatttcaacgttttcattcattttggggaatacacagcacacacaacgcACTCACttccgatttctctcaacatggagacAAGTAAGGCGTCAgtctataaataaaaaagcttgtgttacttatttgaaaaagtaactaagatattttgttgtaattttaaaagtaatgtgttactttactagttacatgaaaaaagtaatccgattacataactcacaatgtgttacccccaacactaaATTAACAAATTGGAGTAAATGtactctactgttcaaaagtctggcGTCAGTAAGGTTTGTAAGatattaatactataataataactctgcaaggatgcatcaaaactaaatgcatttataatgttacaatccatttttatttctattgaactttctattcatcaaagaatcctgaaaaaaagtgtctcaatctttccacaaaaatattaagcagcaaaactcttttcaacattgataataataagaaatgtttcttgagcaccaaatcagcatattagaatgatttctgaaggatcattcagttttgccatcacaggaataaactaaattttaaaatagaaaacagtaatcttaaattgtaataacatttcacaataatacattttgactgtatttttgataaaaaaaaaaaatgcagccttggtgagtttaaaagacttctttcaaaaacataaaaaaaaaaatcgaacaaccccaaacttttgaatggtagtgtaccaCTAAATGCACATGCTCCAAATGTCAGGTCACATTTCTTTTGGAAAGTAGTTAGTGCCaaagtgaaagaaaaacaaagtgaGAAAGATGAACACATTATTGCCACAAGGAAAGATGTCTCTTTCTTTAATCACCAGGTTGTGATCCGACGCAGACCTCTGTTCTACACAGTCAACCTCCTGTTGCCCAGTGTATTCCTGATGGTGATGGACATTGTTGGATTCTACCTGCCCCCAGACAGCGGAGAGAGAGTATCCTTCAAGATCACTCTGCTCTTGGGCTATTCTGTCTTTCTCATCATCGTCTCAGACACTCTGCCAGCGACTGCCATAGGGACCCCTCTCATTGGTAATGAGGTCTTTCTGTTTCATAGAACATGACCTGATGCATTTCAAAAAGATCACTCAATCATTCATTCTTTATTCCCTGTTTCCTTAATTATGTGTGAGAGGTGACATCTTGAATTAAGTCTACTGCATCTAGACCTTATTTAATGTTCttagttaaatttttttgtGGTATGATACAGTACAGTTCTCACTCAGCTAGCCGGTCTTGTGATATTGCTCCTGTGCAGATAGAAAACAAGAGATTTCTTGAGTGTTTCAACTGAAGTCAATCCGCACGTCCATTGATTTTCAGTATGGAACTGCAGCTTTTGCGGAAATACACTGATTAATTTCAGAGATAAGGAAAGCAGCCTACAACACTACAGAGGTTTCAAGTTCAAATGCAATTGCAAAACTAGTGCTTTCAAACACATCAAAGCCCACACATCAGAGCATACAATTTGTGAAATTGATCATGTGACTATATATTGTATACATGGTCAGCATTCACTTCTATCTATCATCAGGCTATACACAAACTTGAGGAGTTCATGCAGCTCGAGTGATATACTTAACATTCaagaaatatttcacaatattaccctTTTGACTGTatgtttgttcaaataaatgcctaagagactactttcaaaaacaaaaaaaatcttaccaaccccaaacttttgaatagtagtgtataataagtacatttttaattcTTAAAGTCTTTCATCACAAATAACGGCACGTTGAACACTGCAAGGATATGAGACATGCTGTGTTTCTGCCCATTAATAGTATGAGCATTGCATGTAAGTGtctgttatgtgtgtgtgtttgagtgtagGTGTGTACTTTGTGGTATGCATGGCGCTGCTGGTCATCAGTCTTACCGAGTCTGTTTTGATCGTGAGGCTGGTGCACAAGCAGGATCTTCAGTCTCGTGTGCCACAGTGGGTCAAACACCTGGTGCTGGAGAAGGCCACAGTCCTGCTCTGCATTCGCAACAAGAAGGTCTGCTCGCTCGTCTCGCAGGGATCTGACCTGCCGCTCTACAAAGAGAACAACATGAACACAGGTAACTGACCCTTCGCTAAGCCCCTCCTGACCAGTCCTACTTTGTTTCCACTCACTAAATAAGGGTTTACCAAGTAGGGTTTGTGATGGAACTGCAGGGGCAGTGTTGATAATTTTTTCAATGCAAAGTAGCTAAAGCCTGCTCAAAAAGTAGCTAAATGTCCCTAGATGATATAATGCTGCAACTGTCAGCACTTTACATCTGTTTTCTATGCtcacatactgtattttaatataaaaatcgCGATAAAGCCTTGTGTGATTATCGAAATCAAATGtagtgatttaattaaataaattaatataaagtcTGTTGCGCTTGCGAGTTTCAGAGTGAAAAGCACTG is a window encoding:
- the htr3a gene encoding 5-hydroxytryptamine receptor 3A; translated protein: MKCSALWTALCVCMYGAVVTCSVKKLGNNTGRFANATLVRLNEFLSAGYKKGVRPVRDWRQSTTVAIDLMVYAILNVDEKNQVLTTYVWYRQQWTDEFLAWDPEEFDEVKQISIPTANIWVPDILINEFVDVGKSPDIPYVYVGHNGLVRNYKPIQVVTACSLNIYNFPYDVQKCSLTFQSWLHTTKDINITLMRTPEEVMNDKSVFMNQGEWELLHVLSTYKEFSIDNDDYYAEMKFHVVIRRRPLFYTVNLLLPSVFLMVMDIVGFYLPPDSGERVSFKITLLLGYSVFLIIVSDTLPATAIGTPLIGVYFVVCMALLVISLTESVLIVRLVHKQDLQSRVPQWVKHLVLEKATVLLCIRNKKVCSLVSQGSDLPLYKENNMNTAVHCNHHSCEGSRDSGRNLGLGLSTRDTGPPVMEGILREITTIRQFMEKKDESREIAKEWLQVGYVLDVLLFRVYLLTVLAYGITLGTLWSVWQNV